A stretch of the Photobacterium toruni genome encodes the following:
- a CDS encoding bifunctional 2',3'-cyclic-nucleotide 2'-phosphodiesterase/3'-nucleotidase, with amino-acid sequence MMLSVKPLSIAVLGGLLLLAGPANAETIKLRILETTDIHTNVMDYDYYKDKPTEKTGLVRTATLVEKARAEVINSVLVDNGDLLQGSPMGDYMAAKGIKKGEVHPVYKVMNQLGYAVGNIGNHEFNYGLEFLDTSIEGANFPYINANVYDLKTGKNLFTPYLIKDYSFKDNDGNNQKLKIGYIGFVPPQIMVWDKNNLEGKVEAKDIKQTAEKFIPQMKAEGADIIIAIPHSGVSADPYKVGAENSVYFLTQVKGIDAIAFGHSHAVFPSKDFANLPGADIEKGTINGIPAVMPGRWGDHVGIMDLVLDKDGNSWKVTSAQTEARPIFDKANQKSLIKADPKLVAAVKIDHNATRDFVNQPIGKASDVMYSYLALVQDDPTVQIVNLAQKDYVERFIQGDPDLDGLPVLSAAAPFKAGGRGNDAGNYTEVEAGQLTFRNAADLYLYPNSLVAMKVKGKDVQEWLECSAAQFNQIDINSEKPQGLINWNGFRTYNFDVIDGVKYNIDISQPAKYDGDCKLINPTANRIKDLSFNGKPIDLEQTFLIATNNYRAYSGKFAGTGEAFVAFASPDENRTVLSDYISRVSKQKGQVVPSADNNWHFTPLKSDKKLNIQFETANSDKAAQFIKDKGQYPMQQVNTTPGGFAIYQLDLQTGK; translated from the coding sequence ATGATGCTATCTGTTAAGCCTTTATCAATCGCTGTCTTAGGCGGACTGTTATTACTAGCAGGTCCTGCAAATGCAGAAACGATTAAATTACGTATTCTTGAAACAACAGATATCCATACAAATGTAATGGACTACGATTACTACAAAGATAAGCCAACAGAGAAAACAGGCTTAGTACGTACAGCAACTTTGGTTGAAAAGGCCCGCGCAGAAGTTATTAACAGTGTATTGGTTGATAATGGAGATTTATTGCAAGGTAGTCCGATGGGTGACTATATGGCAGCTAAAGGCATTAAAAAAGGCGAAGTGCACCCAGTCTATAAAGTAATGAACCAATTAGGTTATGCGGTAGGTAATATTGGTAACCACGAATTTAACTATGGGCTTGAGTTCCTTGATACCAGTATCGAAGGAGCAAATTTCCCCTATATCAATGCTAATGTTTATGATTTAAAAACGGGTAAAAACTTATTTACACCTTACCTTATTAAAGATTACTCCTTTAAAGATAACGATGGTAACAACCAAAAACTAAAAATTGGTTACATCGGCTTTGTACCGCCACAAATTATGGTGTGGGATAAAAACAACCTTGAAGGTAAAGTAGAAGCCAAAGATATTAAGCAGACCGCAGAGAAATTCATTCCTCAAATGAAAGCGGAAGGTGCCGATATTATTATCGCTATTCCACACTCTGGCGTTTCAGCTGATCCATATAAAGTTGGTGCAGAAAACTCGGTCTATTTCCTGACTCAAGTTAAAGGGATTGATGCAATCGCATTTGGTCACTCACATGCGGTATTCCCAAGTAAAGATTTTGCTAACCTTCCAGGGGCTGATATTGAAAAAGGCACCATCAATGGAATTCCTGCAGTAATGCCTGGTCGCTGGGGTGATCATGTCGGTATTATGGATTTAGTATTAGATAAAGACGGTAATAGCTGGAAAGTAACCTCAGCTCAAACTGAAGCGCGTCCAATCTTTGATAAAGCTAACCAAAAATCATTAATCAAAGCGGATCCAAAATTAGTCGCTGCAGTAAAAATTGATCATAACGCGACCCGTGATTTTGTTAATCAGCCAATTGGTAAAGCAAGTGATGTAATGTACAGCTACCTTGCGTTGGTACAAGACGATCCAACGGTACAAATCGTCAACCTTGCACAAAAAGATTACGTTGAACGCTTTATTCAAGGCGATCCTGATCTTGATGGTCTGCCAGTATTATCAGCAGCAGCACCATTTAAAGCTGGCGGTCGTGGAAATGACGCAGGTAACTACACCGAAGTTGAAGCAGGACAATTAACTTTCCGTAATGCGGCTGATTTATATTTGTACCCGAATTCGCTAGTTGCGATGAAGGTAAAAGGTAAAGATGTTCAAGAATGGCTAGAATGTTCAGCGGCACAGTTTAATCAAATAGATATTAACAGTGAGAAACCACAAGGACTAATTAACTGGAATGGTTTTCGTACTTACAATTTCGATGTTATTGATGGCGTGAAATACAACATTGATATTTCACAGCCCGCAAAATACGACGGTGATTGTAAGCTCATTAATCCAACCGCAAATCGTATTAAAGACTTAAGTTTTAATGGCAAACCGATTGATTTAGAACAGACGTTCTTAATTGCGACCAATAATTACCGCGCGTACAGTGGTAAGTTTGCAGGTACTGGTGAAGCATTTGTTGCCTTTGCCTCACCTGATGAAAACCGCACTGTGTTATCAGATTACATTAGTCGTGTGAGCAAACAAAAAGGTCAAGTTGTTCCAAGTGCAGATAATAACTGGCACTTCACACCACTGAAAAGTGATAAGAAGTTGAACATTCAATTTGAAACAGCAAACAGTGATAAAGCAGCACAGTTTATTAAGGATAAAGGCCAATATCCAATGCAGCAAGTTAATACAACGCCAGGTGGGTTTGCTATTTATCAATTAGATCTTCAAACAGGTAAATAA
- a CDS encoding thymidylate kinase has product MTLTELKHLYADQDLVEALVEPSINSGYIVEFRHRRGGLVPLTDISGSEQCYGDIDSATQQAFEVGFQQVRIADEY; this is encoded by the coding sequence ATGACATTAACAGAATTGAAACACCTATACGCTGACCAAGATCTTGTTGAAGCATTGGTTGAACCATCAATTAATAGTGGCTATATCGTTGAGTTTCGTCATCGTCGCGGTGGTCTAGTGCCTCTAACTGATATTAGTGGTAGTGAACAATGTTACGGTGATATTGATAGTGCTACCCAACAAGCATTTGAAGTTGGTTTTCAACAAGTTAGAATTGCTGACGAATACTAA
- a CDS encoding DUF2780 domain-containing protein, whose product MKKRRILTTVAAVALLSSSTMSYAFSLSDIFGGESADQVVSQVAQNPLTKTLISELGVKPEQAAGGAGALLGMAASQLSGPQGSELAKLIPGAEKLTDSLPMGLGQLLSNQANIDKVFSVLGMDPAMINKFIPVITQFLGQQGASNALLGALDKVWAPATAAK is encoded by the coding sequence ATGAAAAAACGTCGTATCCTAACGACTGTTGCAGCAGTTGCATTGCTATCATCAAGCACCATGAGTTACGCTTTTAGCCTGTCTGATATTTTCGGTGGCGAAAGTGCCGATCAAGTGGTTAGCCAAGTGGCCCAAAACCCACTAACAAAAACCCTTATTTCTGAACTCGGTGTTAAACCTGAACAAGCAGCCGGTGGTGCTGGCGCATTACTTGGAATGGCAGCAAGCCAACTTTCTGGTCCACAAGGTAGTGAACTTGCCAAATTAATCCCTGGTGCTGAAAAATTAACGGACTCATTACCAATGGGACTTGGTCAGCTACTTAGCAACCAAGCTAACATTGATAAAGTGTTCTCAGTTCTTGGTATGGATCCTGCGATGATCAATAAGTTTATTCCCGTCATTACCCAATTCTTAGGCCAACAAGGTGCAAGTAATGCACTTTTAGGCGCGTTAGATAAAGTATGGGCTCCTGCTACTGCAGCAAAATAA
- a CDS encoding Crp/Fnr family transcriptional regulator yields the protein MPSNTHTELTAFLAQLGADAATINDVIAVAEPLDLPTRHILLHQGQTQTHCYFLLNGLCHACYLTEQGKQFSKEFYWDQDVIIGFESLINDAPSAYLLETLSASQLIMLPIALFQQWRQQQHPLYQTLLERQLLHKEHKERFMLMHTPKQRLQLFSEHFPELVGRITDYQLASYLGITSISLSRIKKRLISDEINPKN from the coding sequence ATGCCTTCTAATACTCATACTGAATTAACGGCTTTCTTAGCCCAACTAGGTGCTGATGCCGCCACTATTAATGATGTAATCGCCGTTGCTGAACCGCTGGATCTTCCAACGCGTCATATTTTATTACACCAAGGACAAACTCAAACCCATTGCTACTTCTTATTAAACGGCTTGTGCCATGCGTGTTATTTAACAGAGCAAGGTAAACAGTTCAGTAAAGAATTCTATTGGGATCAAGATGTGATCATTGGTTTTGAAAGCTTAATTAATGACGCACCTTCAGCCTATTTATTAGAAACATTATCTGCCAGCCAATTAATCATGCTACCAATTGCTCTGTTTCAGCAATGGCGTCAGCAACAACATCCGTTATACCAAACGTTATTAGAACGTCAATTACTGCATAAAGAACACAAAGAGCGTTTTATGCTCATGCACACGCCGAAGCAACGGTTGCAATTGTTTAGTGAACATTTTCCCGAGTTAGTTGGACGTATTACCGATTACCAATTGGCCTCTTATTTAGGCATTACTTCCATTAGTTTAAGTCGAATAAAAAAACGGCTTATAAGTGACGAAATTAATCCTAAAAATTAA
- a CDS encoding phosphoadenylyl-sulfate reductase, giving the protein MLKFQLAELLELPKVSQIIQLAEINASLENMTAQQRVQWALDNLDGEFALASSFGIQSALMLHLVTTVKPDIAVILTDTGYLFTETYQFIDSLTERLNLNLHIYRAQHSAAWQEARYGQLWLQGVEGIKQYNQLNKVEPMRRALNELNVSTWFSGLRREQADSRATLPVLAIQNGRFKFLPVIDWTNDDIDTYLQQHQLPYHPLKQHDYLSVGDIHTTVKWQPGMTEQETRFFGLKRECGLHEDNDTESQGSGI; this is encoded by the coding sequence ATGCTTAAATTTCAATTGGCTGAGTTGCTTGAGTTACCAAAAGTGAGTCAGATTATTCAATTAGCTGAAATTAATGCCTCATTAGAAAATATGACAGCTCAACAGCGGGTGCAGTGGGCACTTGATAATCTTGATGGTGAGTTTGCATTAGCATCTAGCTTTGGGATTCAATCAGCACTAATGCTGCATTTAGTTACGACAGTAAAGCCTGATATTGCTGTAATATTAACTGATACGGGATATTTATTTACCGAAACGTATCAATTTATTGATAGCTTAACTGAACGGTTGAATCTAAATCTACATATTTACCGAGCCCAACACAGCGCAGCATGGCAAGAAGCCCGTTATGGTCAGTTGTGGTTGCAAGGTGTAGAGGGTATTAAGCAATATAATCAGTTAAATAAAGTTGAGCCAATGCGACGGGCATTAAATGAGCTTAATGTGAGCACGTGGTTTTCGGGACTACGTCGTGAGCAAGCCGATTCACGAGCCACTTTACCAGTATTGGCGATTCAAAATGGTCGCTTTAAATTTTTACCTGTTATTGATTGGACTAATGATGATATTGACACTTACTTGCAGCAACATCAGTTGCCTTACCACCCGTTAAAACAGCATGATTATTTGTCTGTAGGTGATATTCATACCACAGTGAAATGGCAGCCGGGAATGACAGAGCAAGAGACGCGCTTTTTTGGTTTGAAACGCGAATGTGGTTTGCATGAAGACAATGACACCGAATCACAAGGTTCAGGTATTTAG
- a CDS encoding GNAT family N-acetyltransferase, producing the protein MTTWQCLPFNELTTHQLYDLLKLRSEIFCVEQNCVYLDLDDHDRAPNVFHLLGYVNNELVAYLRLLAPGVTYDNVSIGRVVVTPNQRKHGLGHQLLRQGLAHAETIWPQQLIEIGAQQYLVAFYQSHGFTQTSEMYLEDGIPHIDMQLLQDLK; encoded by the coding sequence ATGACGACATGGCAATGCTTACCCTTTAATGAATTAACAACCCACCAGCTCTATGATCTATTAAAACTACGCTCAGAGATTTTTTGCGTTGAACAAAATTGCGTTTACCTCGATCTTGATGATCACGATCGCGCTCCAAATGTATTCCATTTACTGGGTTACGTAAATAATGAACTCGTTGCCTATTTACGTTTATTAGCCCCTGGCGTTACTTATGATAATGTCAGTATTGGACGAGTAGTGGTAACACCAAACCAACGAAAACACGGTTTAGGTCATCAATTATTACGCCAAGGATTAGCCCATGCTGAGACCATTTGGCCACAACAGTTAATTGAAATTGGTGCTCAACAATATTTAGTGGCGTTCTATCAATCTCATGGTTTCACCCAAACCTCAGAGATGTATCTTGAAGATGGTATACCTCATATTGATATGCAGTTATTACAAGATTTAAAGTAA
- a CDS encoding assimilatory sulfite reductase (NADPH) flavoprotein subunit yields the protein MSINQLSALASPLNDQQIDQLKLAAAESSPQQLAWISGYFWGLSQSQSSTTASAPASNILAAAKPAGKLTIIYASQTGNAKGVAQALQQQAQAQDIAVNLVSAGDYKGKNLSKETHVIIIASTHGEGEAPDDAIELHQFLQSKKAPKLPDLHYAVIGLGDSSYEFFCQTAKDFDSYLAKLGAKPMLERLDCDVDYEAVATEWRTQALVKTKQTLSNGEAEVVQLPVGQNSTAVATYSKQNPYTASLLVSQKITGRNSDKDVRHIEIDLEGSGLNYQAGDALGVWFENDPQLVDAILAKLDLDAATVVEVDGCHLSIRDALISHYEITASNPQFVTKYAELSSSKKLQKLVADREKLREYAANSQIIDVLAAKKALLTATQFISSLRRLTPRLYSIASSQQEVGEEVHLTVGVVEFSQGDEQRQGGASSFLAQRLEEGDAVKVFVETNNNFKLPADDNTPVIMIGPGTGIAPFRAFVQERDNREAQGKNWLFFGDRTFTEDFLYQVEWQKYLKNGVVDQIDVAFSRDQAEKVYVQHRILEQAPQVWQWLQEGSHIYVCGDATHMAKDVHQALLTVIEQQGKQTREQAEQYLNELRKDKRYQRDVY from the coding sequence ATGTCAATCAACCAACTATCAGCTTTAGCTAGCCCACTTAATGATCAACAAATAGATCAGCTCAAGCTAGCCGCAGCAGAATCATCACCACAACAACTGGCTTGGATCAGTGGCTATTTTTGGGGGTTGAGCCAATCTCAATCATCAACAACGGCATCTGCTCCTGCATCAAACATACTGGCTGCTGCAAAACCCGCCGGTAAATTAACCATTATATATGCTTCACAAACAGGTAATGCGAAAGGTGTCGCCCAAGCGTTACAACAGCAAGCTCAAGCGCAAGATATTGCGGTGAATCTAGTGTCTGCGGGGGATTATAAGGGGAAAAATCTCAGTAAAGAAACCCATGTCATTATTATTGCCTCAACACATGGAGAAGGTGAGGCTCCTGATGATGCGATTGAGTTGCATCAGTTTTTACAATCAAAGAAAGCCCCTAAATTACCAGACTTACATTATGCTGTGATTGGATTAGGTGATTCAAGTTATGAATTTTTCTGCCAAACCGCTAAAGATTTTGATAGCTACTTAGCAAAATTAGGTGCCAAACCGATGCTTGAGCGCCTTGATTGTGATGTTGACTATGAAGCCGTTGCCACAGAATGGCGAACACAAGCATTAGTTAAAACCAAGCAAACATTATCAAATGGTGAAGCGGAAGTTGTTCAGTTACCTGTGGGACAAAATTCAACTGCGGTAGCGACTTATAGTAAGCAAAATCCTTACACAGCGAGCTTATTAGTAAGTCAGAAAATCACCGGTCGCAATTCAGATAAAGATGTACGTCATATTGAAATTGATTTAGAAGGTTCAGGCTTAAACTATCAAGCAGGTGATGCGCTGGGAGTGTGGTTTGAAAATGATCCACAATTAGTTGATGCCATATTAGCGAAACTGGACTTAGATGCAGCAACGGTAGTTGAGGTTGATGGTTGTCACTTATCTATTCGTGATGCATTGATTAGCCATTATGAAATTACTGCATCAAATCCACAATTTGTAACTAAATACGCAGAGCTTTCAAGCAGTAAAAAGTTACAAAAGCTGGTGGCTGATCGTGAAAAACTGCGTGAGTATGCGGCCAATAGCCAAATTATTGATGTGTTAGCGGCAAAGAAAGCGCTATTAACCGCCACACAATTTATCAGTTCATTGCGTCGCTTAACGCCTCGCTTATATTCGATTGCTTCTAGCCAACAAGAAGTAGGTGAAGAGGTACATTTAACCGTTGGTGTGGTTGAATTTTCTCAAGGTGATGAGCAACGTCAAGGTGGCGCATCAAGTTTCTTAGCGCAACGCTTAGAAGAAGGCGATGCTGTAAAGGTGTTTGTTGAAACTAATAATAACTTTAAGTTACCAGCTGATGATAATACGCCTGTGATTATGATTGGTCCGGGAACAGGTATTGCACCGTTCCGTGCTTTTGTGCAAGAGCGTGATAACCGTGAAGCACAAGGTAAAAACTGGTTATTTTTTGGTGATCGAACTTTTACGGAAGATTTTCTGTACCAAGTTGAGTGGCAGAAATATTTAAAAAATGGTGTAGTTGATCAAATAGATGTCGCATTTAGCCGCGATCAAGCGGAGAAAGTCTACGTTCAGCATCGTATCTTAGAACAAGCACCACAAGTGTGGCAATGGTTACAAGAGGGATCACATATTTACGTGTGTGGTGATGCAACCCACATGGCAAAAGATGTTCATCAGGCCTTGTTAACCGTTATTGAGCAACAAGGAAAGCAAACACGCGAGCAAGCCGAGCAGTATCTCAATGAGCTGCGTAAAGACAAACGCTATCAAAGGGATGTGTACTAA
- the cysI gene encoding assimilatory sulfite reductase (NADPH) hemoprotein subunit, which yields MTEQKLSDNERLKRQSNFLRGTIEQDLDDRITGGFSADNFQLIRFHGMYQQDDRDIRAERAKQKLEPLQNVMLRARMPGGVITPKQWLAIDKFADEHTSYGSIRLTTRQTFQFHGVLKPNIKLMHQTLNKIGIDSIATAGDVNRNVLCTTNPVESELHQQAYEWAKKISEHLLPKTRAYAEIWLDGEKLETTDEEPILGSNYLPRKFKTTVVIPPQNDVDVHANDLNFIAIADNGQLVGFNVLVGGGLAMTHGDHSTYPRRADDFGFIPLEKTLDIAAAVVTTQRDWGNRSNRKNAKTKYTLDRVGSDVFKAEVEKRAGIKFEHSRPYEFTDRGDRIGWVEGIDGKHHLALFIENGRLLDTPNKPLKTGMAAIAKVHGGDFRMTANQNVIVAGVLEKEKGRIEKIARDHGLMDDSVSEQRKNAMACVSLPTCPLAMAEAERFLPEFVTDVEAILEKHGLDNDENIILRVTGCPNGCGRAMLAEIGLVGKAPGRYNLHLGGNRNGTRVPKMYRENITVAQIMDEMDSLVERWATERQQDEGFGDFTIRAGIIDEVKISMRDFYA from the coding sequence ATGACAGAACAAAAACTATCAGACAATGAGCGTCTAAAACGTCAAAGCAATTTTCTTCGCGGCACGATAGAGCAAGATCTTGATGATCGTATTACTGGCGGATTTAGTGCTGATAACTTTCAATTAATTCGCTTTCATGGCATGTATCAGCAAGATGATCGTGATATTCGTGCTGAGCGCGCCAAGCAAAAATTAGAGCCACTCCAAAATGTGATGTTACGGGCGCGTATGCCGGGAGGCGTGATCACTCCTAAGCAATGGCTTGCGATTGATAAGTTTGCCGATGAGCACACCTCTTATGGCAGCATCCGTTTAACAACTCGTCAAACGTTTCAGTTTCATGGTGTACTAAAACCTAATATTAAGCTGATGCACCAAACGCTAAATAAAATTGGCATTGATTCGATTGCAACAGCCGGAGATGTTAACCGTAACGTACTGTGTACCACCAATCCTGTTGAATCAGAATTACATCAACAAGCGTATGAGTGGGCAAAAAAAATCAGTGAACATTTGCTACCAAAAACTCGCGCTTATGCGGAAATTTGGCTCGACGGTGAAAAGTTAGAGACAACCGATGAAGAGCCAATTTTAGGCAGTAATTACCTGCCGCGTAAGTTTAAAACTACAGTGGTTATTCCGCCGCAAAATGATGTTGATGTTCATGCTAATGATCTTAACTTTATTGCGATTGCAGATAACGGTCAGTTAGTTGGTTTTAATGTCTTAGTTGGTGGTGGTCTGGCAATGACTCACGGTGATCATTCAACTTATCCTCGTCGCGCAGATGATTTTGGTTTTATTCCATTAGAGAAAACATTAGATATTGCCGCAGCGGTAGTGACTACTCAACGTGATTGGGGTAATCGCTCCAACCGTAAAAATGCCAAGACTAAATACACCTTAGATCGTGTAGGCAGTGATGTATTTAAAGCGGAAGTTGAAAAACGTGCAGGGATTAAATTTGAACACAGTCGGCCGTATGAATTTACCGATCGTGGTGATCGTATTGGTTGGGTAGAAGGTATTGATGGTAAGCATCATTTAGCATTGTTTATTGAAAATGGTCGTTTATTAGATACACCTAACAAACCGCTTAAAACAGGTATGGCAGCAATAGCTAAGGTGCATGGCGGTGATTTTAGAATGACAGCTAACCAAAATGTAATTGTTGCCGGAGTGTTGGAAAAAGAGAAAGGCAGGATCGAGAAGATCGCACGCGATCATGGTTTGATGGATGATAGTGTTAGTGAACAGCGAAAAAATGCAATGGCGTGTGTGTCATTGCCAACCTGTCCATTAGCGATGGCAGAGGCAGAGCGTTTTCTACCTGAATTTGTGACTGATGTTGAAGCTATTTTAGAAAAACATGGCTTAGATAATGATGAAAATATCATTCTTCGTGTCACGGGGTGTCCAAACGGTTGTGGCCGCGCGATGTTGGCTGAAATTGGCCTCGTAGGTAAAGCGCCTGGGCGTTATAACTTACATTTAGGTGGTAATCGAAATGGTACACGGGTGCCGAAAATGTACCGTGAAAATATAACAGTCGCTCAAATTATGGATGAAATGGATAGTTTAGTCGAACGTTGGGCAACGGAGCGTCAACAGGATGAAGGCTTTGGTGATTTCACCATTCGTGCTGGAATTATTGATGAAGTAAAAATATCAATGAGGGATTTTTATGCTTAA
- a CDS encoding DMT family transporter — protein MRWSAVSIGIAILICGNLSSSLSDVAVKLLDGSVSAFQYMFIRQLLSVILIMPLWLRLPSAQRDIGHWKINAIRAHLVLVGSGLLLIALTYLPLATANALFYAAPLLMLPLSMLVLGERPNKEKVVATAIGFVGIIIVLRPDQFHWAAFAALGTASTLALYNVLVRKLPPQQPIISTLFWTGILSLPISSLLAYQYWQPLPLKQWLLIAASALFTLGYQGCCVAAYRQSETYKIGLAEYSGLIFVAVFGYLWFNEIPDLLTGLGILLIIIPMAPWPKLYRPPQNVLTPHPEEKI, from the coding sequence ATGCGTTGGTCTGCGGTTTCAATCGGTATTGCTATTTTAATTTGCGGTAATTTATCGTCATCACTGTCTGATGTGGCTGTAAAATTATTAGATGGTAGCGTGTCAGCATTTCAGTACATGTTTATTCGCCAATTATTAAGTGTGATCCTCATTATGCCATTATGGCTACGATTACCCTCCGCTCAGCGTGATATCGGCCATTGGAAAATCAATGCAATCCGTGCTCACCTCGTGTTAGTCGGCAGTGGCTTATTATTAATTGCACTCACTTACCTGCCATTAGCAACCGCCAACGCTTTGTTTTATGCCGCGCCATTACTAATGTTACCACTATCGATGCTAGTGTTAGGTGAACGACCAAATAAAGAAAAAGTAGTCGCAACCGCAATAGGCTTTGTTGGAATCATAATCGTATTACGCCCAGATCAATTTCATTGGGCTGCATTTGCGGCATTAGGTACAGCCTCAACATTGGCGTTATACAATGTATTAGTACGTAAATTACCACCACAACAACCGATAATTAGTACCCTTTTTTGGACGGGTATTTTATCGTTACCCATATCAAGCCTATTAGCTTACCAATATTGGCAACCCTTACCGCTAAAACAATGGTTATTAATTGCTGCAAGTGCATTATTCACATTAGGTTATCAAGGATGTTGTGTTGCAGCTTACCGCCAAAGTGAAACATATAAGATTGGACTTGCAGAATATTCAGGGCTAATTTTTGTCGCAGTATTTGGTTATTTATGGTTTAACGAGATTCCCGATCTGCTCACTGGATTAGGGATTCTACTGATCATTATTCCAATGGCACCATGGCCCAAGCTCTACCGTCCGCCCCAAAATGTACTCACTCCTCATCCAGAGGAGAAAATTTAA
- a CDS encoding LysM-like peptidoglycan-binding domain-containing protein, with protein MGKVNRRSNKRNGNRQPPVKLNMSVVKAKCRERISGVYQIWQRFPRFHRWALLFVVPVFIGALILPSAKDLEGGAGSIPMRRDIELNLGNSDVASQVSSGPNIQAENNPDGNGKQNTLKRTDVVLDSADIKEDTGMKADGGMEDSGPAPERKPMTSKIYPINGGKVYTIDTTTHKPVVVSQITKPQTQTAAVAVKQSVGVAGQWYSSKVPAGETLANIFRDKGLPLGDLYAMVNIEGAGKPISRIQAGQTLRYRQNSQGKIDGLQIQGNGISVSYARNASGRFYRQ; from the coding sequence ATGGGAAAGGTAAATCGTCGTTCAAATAAAAGAAACGGTAACCGCCAACCGCCAGTGAAATTAAACATGAGCGTGGTAAAGGCAAAGTGTCGTGAGCGTATATCTGGCGTATATCAGATATGGCAGCGTTTCCCTAGATTTCATCGTTGGGCATTACTTTTTGTCGTACCCGTTTTTATTGGTGCGTTAATCTTGCCATCAGCGAAGGATCTAGAAGGCGGTGCTGGAAGTATACCTATGCGTCGTGATATCGAATTAAATCTCGGTAATAGTGATGTTGCGAGTCAGGTAAGTTCTGGGCCGAATATTCAGGCAGAAAATAACCCTGATGGAAATGGTAAACAAAATACGCTTAAACGTACTGATGTGGTATTAGATAGTGCTGATATCAAAGAAGATACCGGCATGAAAGCCGATGGTGGTATGGAAGATAGTGGTCCTGCTCCTGAGCGTAAACCAATGACATCCAAAATTTATCCAATTAATGGTGGTAAAGTCTACACTATTGATACGACAACACATAAGCCAGTGGTGGTATCACAAATAACTAAGCCTCAAACACAAACGGCAGCAGTGGCAGTTAAACAATCAGTAGGTGTTGCAGGTCAGTGGTATAGCTCTAAAGTGCCAGCAGGTGAAACGTTAGCGAATATTTTTCGTGATAAAGGATTACCGCTAGGGGATCTTTATGCCATGGTTAATATTGAAGGGGCGGGAAAACCTATTAGTCGTATTCAAGCAGGACAAACATTACGCTATCGTCAAAATAGCCAAGGTAAGATTGATGGCTTACAAATTCAAGGCAATGGTATTTCTGTTTCGTATGCAAGAAATGCTAGTGGTCGGTTCTATCGTCAATAA
- a CDS encoding FKBP-type peptidyl-prolyl cis-trans isomerase, translated as MSDVKLDTVETKASYGIGLQMGQQLAQSGLEGLNVAAIAQGIATSLAGEMPEIEVDEINNALRELHTAADAARQEQAKLAAADGEAFLAENAQRAEVTVTDSGLQYEVLVEGNGEIPTSDKQVRVHYHGMLTDGTVFDSSVSRGQPAEFPVTGVIAGWVEALQMMPVGSKWKLSIPQNLAYGERGAGAAIPPYAALVFEVELLDIL; from the coding sequence ATGTCTGACGTTAAACTAGATACAGTTGAGACTAAAGCAAGCTACGGTATTGGTCTACAAATGGGTCAACAACTAGCACAAAGCGGTCTTGAAGGCCTAAACGTAGCAGCAATTGCTCAAGGTATCGCAACTTCTCTAGCTGGTGAAATGCCAGAAATCGAAGTTGATGAAATCAACAATGCACTACGTGAACTTCACACAGCAGCAGACGCTGCACGTCAAGAGCAAGCTAAATTAGCAGCTGCTGATGGCGAAGCATTCCTAGCTGAAAATGCACAACGTGCAGAAGTTACAGTAACTGATTCTGGCCTTCAATACGAAGTTCTAGTTGAAGGTAACGGCGAAATCCCAACTTCTGACAAGCAAGTACGTGTGCACTACCACGGTATGCTAACAGATGGCACTGTTTTTGACAGCTCTGTATCTCGTGGTCAACCTGCAGAATTCCCTGTAACTGGCGTTATCGCTGGTTGGGTTGAAGCACTTCAAATGATGCCTGTAGGTTCTAAGTGGAAACTATCTATTCCACAAAACCTTGCTTACGGTGAGCGCGGCGCAGGTGCTGCAATTCCTCCGTATGCTGCACTAGTATTTGAAGTTGAGCTACTAGATATTCTTTAA